Part of the Candidatus Latescibacterota bacterium genome is shown below.
CATCCTCATCTCTATGGATCCGCCTACTTTTCCAGGATCATGAGCGCCGTGGAAGAGGTGCTGTGCGACATCGGCATGCGCCTCTTTTGCGGTATTGGCGCTCCTGCCAGGAGCTCTCGGCATATGGCATGTGTGGCACTGGACGCCTTCGACGTTATATGGCCCCTCCGCCCATTCGAGTTGAGTCGATTTTACCCACAGCCCGAATGGATTCTGTTCGTTATGACAGATCCCGCAATATTCCGCGGAGCTTACGAAATCGAGTTTCGCTGACTTATGATATGGGCTGACAGCTTTCTCGCGGTTGCCGTATTTTGTCTTGCCCGGTGAGTTGACATAATTGAAATTGACCGAGGGGTCACCCGTGCGGGCCGTGATCGTATGACAGATATCGCAGGAGACGCTCTCGTTTGCCCGCGATCCTTCTGCGGGGTGTGGTGGTGTCTTTGTGCCTGTCAGCCACATCAACGGAGTATGGCATCCGTTGCATCCGGCTACTACATCTTCGAGCTCAGGGTTTCGTTTGGCATGTTCGACAGCAAGATCGAAATATTCTATCTCGTCCCAGTGATGTGTAAAGGCCTCGGACATCATCGCCTGGGACCATTGTTCGTATATATCGATATGACACTGGCGGCATGTCTCGGGCCTTTCGAAGTCTTTTTCCTCGAATGCGCCGAATGAGCCACTTCCTCCGCCCTCACTATGCCCAGTGCCTCCTGGAATCAGAAAAACTGTGAGCATTACCGTAATAAGGCTGGCTGTCAAAAAGAGCTTATTCATTTCCTGCCTCACGATCGTGAAAGTGAGCCGTAAATCATTTAAATAGAATATGAACGATTTTCCTTCAGGACATGGGTGCCGGTCAATAGTTTTGTTGATTGATAGAATGGATGAGAATGAAAGAGGAATTACCTGCATGACCATCATCGAATATGATACTATTGATCCCAGCCTGAAGTAGTCAGACAGCCGGGACCACATGGGATCGATTTTCACGAAGAAGCTACATGTTTGTGCAGAACACCACCGTGACGTTTTAAGATATCTGATGAAACCAGACTGGAGCTGTGAATGGAAGGCAAGGACAGGAAAAACCGAAAAAGCGATAAAAAGATCCGTAAGGGGTCTAAAAAAAACCGGAAGGACAGTAGAATATCCAGAAGGAATTTTCTGAAGATATCAGGGTC
Proteins encoded:
- a CDS encoding NapC/NirT family cytochrome c, encoding MNKLFLTASLITVMLTVFLIPGGTGHSEGGGSGSFGAFEEKDFERPETCRQCHIDIYEQWSQAMMSEAFTHHWDEIEYFDLAVEHAKRNPELEDVVAGCNGCHTPLMWLTGTKTPPHPAEGSRANESVSCDICHTITARTGDPSVNFNYVNSPGKTKYGNREKAVSPYHKSAKLDFVSSAEYCGICHNEQNPFGLWVKSTQLEWAEGPYNVEGVQCHTCHMPRAPGRSANTAKEAHADVAQHLFHGAHDPGKVGGSIEMRMHPVEREFEPGDQVVVKVQLFNGKCGHKVPSGSAEERQLWLRVVAIDAAGREYHLPVDLKGFEGEEQTITSNELTYQDMGYMLGRPDFKGIPRDALPEGDRIFCLPYFDPEGRRTIAQWNTASFGTDYRIGPRETRIETYTWTLPDDIEPGKVLIKGTLNYRRLVKSVAEYLKVPEDETEIIHVNDAETWFEVFD